Proteins co-encoded in one Christiangramia fulva genomic window:
- the rpmF gene encoding 50S ribosomal protein L32 — MAHPKRKTSKTRRDKRRTHYKASAPKVAVDSVTGEAHLYHRAHWHEGKLYYRGQVLIDNTEEIEA, encoded by the coding sequence ATGGCACATCCAAAGAGAAAGACTTCTAAGACTAGAAGAGATAAAAGAAGAACCCATTATAAAGCTTCAGCTCCAAAAGTGGCTGTAGATTCTGTTACTGGTGAAGCTCATTTATACCACAGAGCTCACTGGCATGAGGGAAAACTTTATTATCGAGGTCAGGTATTGATCGATAATACGGAAGAAATCGAAGCCTAA
- a CDS encoding glycoside hydrolase family 25 protein has product MKKYIIPKNKNLGGGSKKVYKIFLTIGFLSVMIALFSGFLGKQYSRKRIFSVNSAFFTGKENTWLSTTKKSFGIDISHYQGTIDWDEVNSSSHPIEYVFVRATMGSNGKDRQFKRNWKAIKGSGYIRGAYHYYRLNENSVLQFQNFARTVKFSTGDFAPVLDIEEVGKYGKENLVAGVLNWLRLAEELYGVRPIIYTGSNFYHQFLKGHIEDYPLWIAAYSGFHPLKDVNWSFHQFSDKMKVKGINSFVDGNSFNGRVSDLKNLRIK; this is encoded by the coding sequence TTGAAAAAATATATAATTCCGAAGAATAAAAACCTGGGAGGTGGTTCAAAAAAGGTATATAAGATCTTCCTGACAATAGGATTCTTATCTGTAATGATAGCCCTGTTTAGTGGATTCCTCGGAAAGCAATATTCAAGAAAAAGGATATTTTCAGTCAATTCAGCTTTTTTCACCGGAAAAGAGAATACATGGCTTTCTACTACTAAAAAAAGTTTCGGTATTGATATTTCCCATTACCAGGGTACAATAGATTGGGATGAGGTGAATTCTTCCTCACATCCTATAGAGTACGTTTTTGTCCGAGCAACAATGGGCTCCAATGGAAAGGATAGACAATTTAAGAGAAACTGGAAAGCAATTAAAGGAAGCGGTTATATCCGGGGAGCTTATCATTATTACCGGCTTAATGAAAATTCTGTTCTTCAATTCCAGAATTTTGCTCGCACTGTAAAATTTTCCACGGGTGATTTCGCTCCTGTCTTGGATATAGAAGAAGTGGGAAAGTACGGAAAGGAAAATCTTGTTGCAGGGGTTTTGAACTGGTTGAGACTTGCTGAAGAACTATACGGAGTCAGGCCGATAATTTATACCGGGAGCAATTTTTACCATCAGTTCCTTAAAGGGCACATTGAAGACTATCCTCTATGGATCGCTGCCTATTCTGGTTTTCATCCTTTGAAAGACGTCAATTGGTCTTTCCATCAGTTTAGTGACAAGATGAAGGTTAAAGGGATCAATTCTTTTGTTGATGGAAACTCTTTCAATGGAAGGGTTTCAGACCTCAAAAATCTTCGGATTAAATAA
- a CDS encoding riboflavin synthase — MFTGIIEEIGIITKIEGSGSNLSFSIKAEMTPELKIDQSVAHNGVCLTIVSKAATEYTVTAVKETLEKTNLGNLTITDPVNLERGMKLGDRLDGHIVQGHVDQTALCTEVIEEDGSWRFSFEYDPELKNITIEKGSITINGVSLTVVDSKRNGFSVAIIPFTFEHTTFKNLKKGDKVNLEFDVIGKYVKRLTELSS; from the coding sequence ATGTTCACGGGAATTATAGAAGAAATAGGAATTATTACCAAAATTGAAGGCTCTGGTTCAAATTTAAGTTTTAGCATAAAGGCTGAAATGACGCCAGAATTGAAAATAGATCAAAGCGTCGCGCATAACGGAGTTTGCCTTACAATAGTTTCCAAAGCAGCTACAGAATATACTGTCACCGCTGTAAAAGAGACGCTGGAGAAAACCAACCTCGGCAATTTAACAATAACAGACCCTGTAAATCTGGAACGAGGAATGAAACTGGGAGATCGGCTTGACGGGCATATTGTGCAGGGCCATGTTGATCAAACAGCTTTGTGCACAGAGGTGATTGAAGAAGATGGCAGCTGGCGTTTTAGTTTTGAATATGACCCGGAATTAAAAAATATCACCATTGAAAAAGGTTCGATTACCATAAATGGGGTAAGCCTTACTGTAGTAGATTCCAAACGAAATGGATTTAGCGTGGCGATCATTCCTTTTACTTTTGAACATACCACTTTTAAAAACCTCAAAAAAGGAGATAAGGTAAATCTTGAATTTGACGTTATAGGGAAATACGTGAAGCGTCTCACGGAGTTATCCTCCTGA
- the pdxA gene encoding 4-hydroxythreonine-4-phosphate dehydrogenase PdxA, translated as MKHAEMIKLGISIGDLNGIGSEIVLKTFDDSRMLDFCTPIIFASSKIINFLKKYYKLDVHFQGIDDPSKAIDGKINVMNLWKENVNINFGEEDPKVGEYAFKSLEAATSALKEDKIDVLVTAPINKSTIQSEKFNFPGHTDYLAKELKGESLMLMITDNLKVGLLTDHVALKDIAKVITPELIEKKIKIIQQTLKQDFRVEKPRIAVLGINPHSGDHGVIGKEDEEVLKPTLQKIRDKGDLVFGPYSADSFFGSKNYKNFDAVVASYHDQGLIPFKTLSFGRGVNFTAGLSKVRTSPDHGTAFEIAGKNEANISSFKEAVFKAIEIYKAREEYTELTKNPLKKQGKKI; from the coding sequence ATGAAACATGCAGAAATGATCAAACTTGGTATTAGCATTGGAGACCTTAACGGAATAGGTAGCGAAATTGTGCTGAAAACTTTTGATGATTCACGAATGCTCGATTTCTGCACTCCTATCATCTTTGCCTCTTCCAAAATCATAAATTTCCTGAAAAAATATTATAAGCTTGATGTTCATTTTCAGGGAATTGATGATCCTTCCAAAGCAATTGATGGAAAAATAAATGTCATGAATCTTTGGAAGGAGAATGTAAATATCAATTTTGGGGAGGAAGACCCGAAAGTGGGCGAATATGCTTTTAAATCTTTAGAAGCAGCAACGAGCGCCTTAAAAGAAGATAAGATTGATGTGTTGGTTACCGCTCCTATCAATAAATCAACTATTCAATCTGAAAAATTTAATTTTCCTGGCCATACTGATTATCTGGCGAAAGAATTAAAAGGAGAGAGCCTGATGCTTATGATTACCGATAATCTCAAGGTTGGATTGTTAACCGATCATGTGGCACTTAAAGATATTGCCAAGGTGATCACTCCGGAACTGATCGAGAAAAAGATCAAAATCATTCAGCAAACGCTGAAGCAGGATTTCAGGGTGGAGAAACCCAGAATTGCCGTTTTGGGAATAAATCCTCATAGCGGAGATCACGGCGTTATTGGGAAAGAAGATGAAGAAGTTTTGAAACCCACACTTCAGAAGATTCGCGATAAAGGCGACCTGGTTTTCGGGCCGTATTCTGCCGATAGTTTCTTCGGAAGCAAAAATTATAAGAATTTTGATGCCGTGGTAGCTTCTTATCACGACCAGGGATTAATTCCTTTTAAGACTTTGTCTTTTGGCAGAGGAGTGAATTTTACCGCCGGCCTGAGCAAAGTGCGAACTTCTCCCGATCATGGAACGGCCTTTGAAATTGCAGGTAAGAATGAGGCAAATATCAGTTCATTCAAGGAAGCGGTTTTTAAAGCCATCGAGATTTATAAAGCACGTGAAGAATATACAGAACTGACCAAAAATCCGCTGAAAAAACAGGGAAAAAAGATATAA
- a CDS encoding YceD family protein — MRNLGEFTIPFKGLKLGKHQFEYELDNKFFDHFEYDEFNSSDVKIDLLFEKKSTMMELTFHASGTVNINCDLTNEPYDQPIDSQLFLVIKFGDEYNNDDEDLLILPHGEFEVNIQQYIYELVVLSVPAKRIHPGVEDGTLKSEVLDKLEELSLKNQKKKKEDETDPRWDKLKNLLNE, encoded by the coding sequence ATGAGGAATTTAGGTGAGTTCACAATTCCTTTTAAGGGATTAAAACTTGGAAAACACCAGTTTGAGTATGAGTTAGATAACAAGTTCTTTGATCATTTTGAGTACGACGAATTCAATAGTTCTGATGTAAAGATCGACCTGTTGTTTGAAAAGAAATCCACCATGATGGAGCTTACTTTTCATGCTTCGGGAACAGTGAATATAAACTGCGATCTTACCAACGAGCCTTACGATCAGCCAATTGACAGCCAGCTGTTTTTGGTGATCAAATTCGGGGATGAATACAATAATGATGATGAAGATTTGCTCATTTTGCCACATGGTGAATTTGAAGTGAATATTCAGCAGTATATATATGAGTTGGTGGTACTTTCAGTGCCTGCCAAAAGAATTCATCCGGGAGTTGAAGACGGAACGCTGAAATCTGAAGTACTTGACAAACTGGAAGAACTTAGTTTGAAAAATCAGAAAAAGAAAAAAGAGGATGAAACAGATCCTCGCTGGGACAAATTAAAAAATTTACTAAACGAATAA
- a CDS encoding endonuclease/exonuclease/phosphatase family protein, with translation MKKLRFIIWLISLAWCNLLIAQVRISSWNLQNFGKTKSEAEVNFVADVLRDFDVVALQEIVAGYGGTQTVAKLADALNRRGAKWDYLVSEPTESTPYASERYAFLWKTSKVKRLKKAWLEQNFVDEIDREPYLISLSYNGKSFTLVNFHAIPKKKQPEKEIKYFKFLPELYPDNNLIFLGDFNVPQSHTVFNPLKKIGFRPVVQGEKTTMKMNCVEGECLASEYDNIFYNSDEFEVLSSGVVLFYKSFPDMVTARRISDHIPVWAELDFQEGG, from the coding sequence ATGAAAAAATTACGCTTTATCATATGGCTAATTTCTCTAGCCTGGTGCAATCTTCTGATTGCACAGGTTAGGATCTCCTCCTGGAATCTTCAGAATTTTGGGAAAACTAAGTCTGAAGCTGAAGTAAACTTTGTTGCTGATGTTTTAAGGGATTTTGATGTAGTAGCGCTACAGGAGATAGTTGCAGGTTATGGCGGTACACAGACCGTGGCAAAATTAGCCGATGCTCTAAACCGCAGAGGGGCTAAATGGGATTACCTGGTAAGCGAACCAACAGAGAGTACACCGTATGCATCGGAACGCTATGCTTTCCTATGGAAGACCTCAAAGGTAAAAAGGTTAAAAAAGGCCTGGTTGGAGCAAAATTTTGTTGATGAAATTGATCGTGAACCTTATTTAATCAGTCTTAGCTACAACGGAAAATCTTTTACTCTGGTTAATTTTCATGCCATTCCTAAGAAGAAACAGCCTGAAAAAGAAATAAAATACTTCAAATTCCTTCCTGAATTATATCCTGATAATAATCTGATATTCCTGGGCGACTTTAATGTTCCGCAGAGTCATACTGTTTTTAATCCGTTGAAGAAAATTGGATTCAGACCTGTGGTCCAAGGCGAAAAGACAACAATGAAAATGAATTGTGTAGAAGGTGAATGTTTGGCATCTGAGTATGATAATATCTTTTATAATTCGGATGAATTTGAAGTGCTAAGCTCCGGTGTAGTTCTATTTTATAAAAGTTTTCCTGATATGGTAACAGCCAGGAGAATTTCAGATCATATTCCTGTATGGGCAGAGTTAGATTTCCAGGAAGGAGGATAA
- a CDS encoding beta-ketoacyl-ACP synthase III, producing the protein MNKITAAITAVGAYVPEDVLTNKMLEKMVETTDEWITTRTGIKERRILKDPTKGTSYLAIQAAKKILEKTNLDPKEIDLVIMATATPDMPVASTGVYVATEIGATNAFSYDLQAACSSFLYGMSTAAAYIEAGRYKKVLVIGADKMSSIIDYTDRTTCIIFGDGAGAVLMEPNNEGYGLQDEILRSDSIGRESLKIEAGGSILPPTEETVAKKLHFVRQDGKTVFKFAVSNMAEVSEEIMKRNNLTNEDVDWLVAHQANKRIIDATANRMNLHDENKVLMNIQRYGNTTSATLPLLLSDYEKNFKKGDNLIFASFGGGFTWGAAYLKWAYNS; encoded by the coding sequence ATGAACAAAATCACAGCAGCGATAACGGCTGTGGGTGCTTATGTACCCGAAGATGTGTTAACCAACAAAATGTTGGAGAAAATGGTGGAGACAACAGATGAATGGATTACCACCAGAACTGGAATTAAAGAAAGAAGAATACTTAAAGACCCTACTAAAGGAACCTCTTACCTCGCTATCCAGGCCGCAAAAAAAATTCTTGAAAAAACAAACCTGGATCCCAAAGAAATTGACCTTGTGATAATGGCTACGGCAACGCCAGATATGCCTGTGGCGTCTACCGGGGTGTATGTGGCTACTGAAATTGGTGCGACCAATGCCTTTTCTTATGACCTTCAGGCCGCCTGCTCCAGCTTCCTTTACGGAATGTCTACGGCAGCTGCATATATTGAAGCTGGCAGATATAAGAAAGTACTGGTTATAGGTGCCGATAAAATGTCATCTATTATTGATTATACCGATCGGACCACCTGTATCATTTTTGGTGACGGGGCCGGAGCGGTCCTTATGGAACCCAATAATGAAGGTTATGGCTTGCAGGACGAGATCTTAAGAAGCGACTCTATTGGAAGGGAATCTTTAAAAATAGAAGCCGGAGGTTCTATCCTTCCGCCTACTGAAGAGACCGTAGCCAAAAAACTCCATTTCGTCAGGCAGGATGGAAAAACGGTTTTTAAATTTGCGGTATCCAACATGGCAGAAGTAAGTGAAGAGATCATGAAAAGGAATAATCTTACCAATGAAGATGTAGATTGGCTGGTGGCACATCAGGCTAACAAGCGCATCATCGATGCAACTGCGAACCGCATGAACCTTCACGACGAGAATAAGGTGCTCATGAACATTCAGCGATATGGGAATACCACTTCTGCAACCCTTCCGTTACTCTTAAGCGACTACGAAAAGAATTTTAAAAAAGGAGATAATTTAATATTTGCCTCTTTTGGAGGTGGCTTCACCTGGGGAGCTGCTTATCTCAAATGGGCCTATAACTCATAA
- a CDS encoding site-specific integrase, whose amino-acid sequence MTTVFKPRDSKGKGAKIQLIFNYGAGKRLRYSTGLAIENIKNWDHQKSRVKNVIAEPNKTVINNKLNELQSELEKEFVRLSVTENIDVKNGHLKKFCDKFFNKGSEDEQEHYELLPFYDWYMNTYAVNPLPATGRPLALSTIKAYRNSYKLMKRFASEKYELSYQKISKKFYYDFLDWLYSQDYSTSYVGTHIKILKTMMEAASQFGYHNNREYTKKFFKKPTAEIDNIFLDQTELNKIHLESLAQQRTIIKNNGLKLSGDLLERAKDIFLISAYTGLRISDAKRLKKQNIFTLDNKRYFQIHSQKTSIPLSIPIHPVVQEILDKRDGELPKGMPDQHINYALKEIGRIAGIDEEVEKTTTKGGQTRVEKYKKYELICTHTGRRSFCTNAYRAGVPSLDIMTISGHKTERSFMLYLKLGESQKAQKIGEHPFFN is encoded by the coding sequence ATGACCACAGTTTTTAAACCAAGAGATTCAAAAGGAAAAGGAGCCAAGATTCAACTCATCTTTAATTATGGAGCTGGTAAAAGATTACGATACTCAACTGGCCTGGCTATTGAAAATATAAAAAATTGGGATCACCAGAAGAGCCGGGTAAAGAATGTAATTGCTGAACCCAATAAGACTGTGATTAACAACAAACTCAATGAATTACAAAGTGAGCTTGAGAAAGAATTTGTGAGGCTTTCTGTGACAGAAAATATCGATGTCAAGAATGGGCATTTAAAGAAATTCTGCGATAAGTTTTTTAATAAAGGAAGTGAGGATGAACAGGAGCATTATGAACTTCTACCATTCTACGACTGGTATATGAATACCTATGCTGTCAATCCTTTGCCCGCAACAGGAAGACCTTTAGCTCTCAGCACAATTAAAGCCTACAGGAATTCTTATAAACTAATGAAGCGTTTTGCTTCTGAGAAGTATGAACTAAGTTACCAAAAGATAAGTAAAAAGTTTTATTATGATTTCCTTGACTGGCTTTATTCCCAGGATTATTCAACATCTTATGTCGGCACTCATATTAAGATATTAAAGACTATGATGGAGGCGGCATCGCAATTTGGTTACCATAATAATCGGGAATACACAAAAAAGTTCTTTAAAAAACCCACTGCAGAAATTGACAACATTTTTCTTGATCAAACAGAACTAAACAAAATCCACCTGGAATCTTTAGCTCAACAGAGAACAATTATTAAGAACAATGGTTTGAAGTTATCGGGTGATTTATTAGAAAGGGCTAAGGATATTTTTTTGATCAGTGCCTACACAGGTCTCAGAATAAGTGATGCTAAGAGGTTGAAAAAACAAAACATCTTCACCCTCGATAATAAAAGATATTTTCAAATACACTCTCAGAAGACCTCGATACCTTTATCCATTCCGATTCATCCCGTTGTGCAGGAAATATTAGACAAAAGAGACGGTGAGCTCCCGAAGGGAATGCCTGATCAGCATATTAACTATGCATTAAAAGAAATTGGGCGAATAGCTGGCATTGACGAGGAGGTTGAAAAAACGACAACAAAGGGAGGTCAGACAAGAGTAGAAAAATATAAGAAGTACGAACTCATTTGCACCCACACCGGAAGGAGATCCTTCTGCACAAATGCTTACCGGGCTGGAGTTCCATCTCTGGATATAATGACCATTAGCGGACACAAAACCGAAAGATCTTTTATGCTCTATTTGAAATTAGGAGAGTCGCAAAAAGCGCAGAAGATTGGAGAACATCCTTTTTTTAACTGA